TCCGTTTGGAGGATCCATATGTCTCAAACGAGAAGGGATTTCCTGTTCACCCTGCTAGGAACGGGAGCGGGAGTGGCGCTTAGCGCGTGCTCGCGCAAAGACGCCAGGATTTTCGAGCAGCCGGCGAACGCCGAGGAGCCCACCTACCCGTATCCCTACACCCAGCTCGATCCGGTCAAGGTGGCGAATTCCGCTTATGAGGTATATTCGGCGCACCACTGCATGGGCGGAGTGTTCAACGCCGTGATAAAGGAACTCGGCGAGCAGCTCGGCCCGCCCCACAGCACGTTTCCTCTGGAAATGATGGATTACGGCGCGGGAGGGGTTGTCGGCATCGCAAGCCTGTGCGGCTGCCTTAACGGCGCGGCGGCCGCCATCGGGCTTCTGGTCAGCAACGGTGACGACAGGACAAAGCTCATCACCGACCTATTCACCTGGTACGAGCAAACCGCGTTGCCCGCGTTCACGCCGGCTGCTCCCAAGAACGACTTCACGATTGCGGACTCGGTGGC
This portion of the bacterium genome encodes:
- a CDS encoding C_GCAxxG_C_C family protein, yielding MSQTRRDFLFTLLGTGAGVALSACSRKDARIFEQPANAEEPTYPYPYTQLDPVKVANSAYEVYSAHHCMGGVFNAVIKELGEQLGPPHSTFPLEMMDYGAGGVVGIASLCGCLNGAAAAIGLLVSNGDDRTKLITDLFTWYEQTALPAFTPAAPKNDFTIADSVAGSNLCHASVSNWCEAAGLKSFSPERAERCGRLTGAVAYKLVTMLNAYFGGTFAPGSPLTGETETCRSCHDKGGLLENTRGKMACTTCHPDQSTGHP